The Calonectris borealis chromosome 6, bCalBor7.hap1.2, whole genome shotgun sequence genome contains the following window.
ATTACTAGAAAATGCTAAACTCAACACCTAATGAAATAACAGCTCCACCTACCTGGCTTTTTAGGCATTACCATACGAGTTGAAAAGTCTGCTTGCCAGCCCTGTTCTAATACACCTGAAAAGGCATTTTTACATTTGTAAGAACAAGTATCTCATATAATTGCTAGAAACGCAAAATAAAGATGCACATTAAGACCTGTAGAAAGGCATCTCAGTACACTGCCTATATTCCACAACTCTAAGACATATTTCTTGTAAGCATTTAGACATTTAGTTTGACAAATAAGCTCATGAAAGTAATGATAGCACACAAAACTAGGTTAACCCACTACCTTCAGTCTTCCCTCACTGCAGAACTGCTTTAACACTTCTACATATAGAAGGTGAGGATAACCAAGAGTAACTAGTGGCAATTAATAAAATCAAACACTTATCCAGAACCAAGACATTTATCTCTATTCACTGCCTCATCACTACTCTTTTATAATAGTCTCAGAATTTGTATACATGTACCTATTTACCATCACTTACAGCTCTCTGATCTCAACCACCTGTAGAAAAACTATTCAGTGAATAAATGCAAAGTACCTTTCACAGCTTCTTCTACAGGAAGCCCCACAAAGGCTGCAAAATCATCTGCAACTATTGAGGTATATGCCTGAGAAACCAGTCCAAAGGCTCGTCTCCTAGTTGCATCTAAGAAGAGATAAACACTGTAAGCAGACAGTAGACTAATCTCCGTAACTAGGAAATCTGAGAAAATTTTCCAATTCTAACACATTTGGAAGACCACTACCACCCTTAAAGCTAGCACTTTAcaacttccctctcccttcccacaaCTCATTGAGGTACCACAGTCAGCAGTCGGAGACAACAGCTTGCTCTATACCAGGACAAAAGCCCTCAAGAGATCGCATTTAACTTCCAAATGCAGCATCTTGGGTACTACCACCAGTATGTAAACCAATTTAGGAAACTGCTTCCAATGGCATTCTCCATTTGCAAAAAGCTTGCATGCCAAATagttcaaaatcagaaaaaaaatcatgaaaaaagcAGCTAGTCAAACTATTCATGCCTTTTTAACCACATCTGCTTTGATACCAAGGCATCTGCAAATCAGCTGTTTCTAAAGCTACAGGGAATTTGTTATTGCAAAATACTTTGGAAGGCTTTTTAGCAGTCTGTGCTGCCCTCTAGTAGCAAGACTTTGCATGTTAGTGTTGCACAGACTCACTAAAACATTTGTCTAAAgccacatttaaaagaaaaccctTTTTGTAAGTGTCAAGGCTCTGAAATGCTAAGCCAAGTTCCCTAGATTACTGGTTAAAAGTCTGATAAAACTGGATAACTAATGGTCTATTTTGCtattacagaacaaaatataTAGTGTATGAAATTCCAATATGAAAGAATATACAATCACCCACACAATCCTAATAAAACCAATTTCGTTTGTTTCTACAAGTTTTTGTAATGAGCTTTTTATTTACACCTGATACCTAAAATCCTTTAAGTAAAACCTACAAAAACTTGGCAACGGTCTCCTGACCACTTCTGATTTTTCAGAATAATAAGTAGTCATTTGTCTACTTGTCTATTTGTTTGAGCACACAAATAATTTAACGTGACATATAGTTCCACACTACCTACAAGAGTTCAATTTGTACCTCTAAGTGCTTCCATGATTGGTTGAATAGTCTCAGACCACTGATGCGCACTGATTGTTGTATAGATTCCCGGGAAGTCTCTCTGCCAGATTCTTTGTCCTACCGACCAGACTGCACCAAGTTCAGCATTTGCCTGTTGTgacaaaaaaacctaaatagtTAATCCAGAATGGTGACCATTCTGTATAAACCCATTTCCACTCCCCTCCTTT
Protein-coding sequences here:
- the COPS8 gene encoding COP9 signalosome complex subunit 8 isoform X4 translates to MPVAVMAENSFSFKKLLEQCETQELEANAELGAVWSVGQRIWQRDFPGIYTTISAHQWSETIQPIMEALRDATRRRAFGLVSQAYTSIVADDFAAFVGLPVEEAVKGVLEQGWQADFSTRMVMPKKPGVLEASFNRFIPSSEPAPVPPIPNEQQLARLTDYVAFLEN
- the COPS8 gene encoding COP9 signalosome complex subunit 8 isoform X2 encodes the protein MPVAVMAENSFSFKKLLEQCETQELEAPGGIATPLVYGQLLALYLLHNDMNNARYLWKRIPPAIKSANAELGAVWSVGQRIWQRDFPGIYTTISAHQWSETIQPIMEALRDATRRRAFGLVSQAYTSIVADDFAAFVGLPVEEAVKGVLEQGWQADFSTRMVMPKKPADRICYDFSCSSSAALTQWNISWMTSNDMS